The following nucleotide sequence is from Azospirillum brasilense.
TGCCGCGGGAGTTCGAGTAGCGGTGCGTCTTGGGATCGCGCACGGCCTCGATCAGCTTATCGACGATGTGCTGGGGCGTCGGCTGGTCCGGGTTGCCCATGCCGAGGTCGATGATGTCCTCGCCGGCAGCTCGGGCTCGCGCCTTCATGGCGTTCACTTCGGCGAAGACGTAGGGCGGAAGCCGCTTGATCCGGTGGAATTCTGAATCGCTCATGGACGCTCCGAAGCCTTGTCCGGCCACGCCACGAACCCATATTTGCGGACCGGGACCACTTATCTACCGCCCCGCATCTTCAGAAGCGAGGTAAAATTCGCGTCCGGCCGCATTCCTGCGCTGCCTGAGGCATACCGGACGCCGAAGCCCGTCTTCAGCCTCCCTTGCGGTTGGACGCCCGACGCTGGTGCAGCGCTTCCTCGATCTCCTCGCCGCCGGCGCCGACCAGGGCGACCGGGTCCACGGCGACCTCCAGATCCTCCGGTCGGGCGGGCTCGGCCGGGCGGCCGCGCCGGGACGCCGGCACGCGCAGCAGCACGTAGGACAGCAGCGACAGCAAAGCGAGGCCCGGCATGATGGCCGTCGTCGCGGTGTAGGGATCGGCGAACAGCGCGGCCACCGCCGTGCCGGCCAGCCCGCCGCCGATCTGCATGAAGCCGATCAGCGCCGAGGCCGCCCCGGCCATGCGGGGGAAGCCGGCCAGAGCGTCGCTGGTGGCCCCGGGCATGACCAGGGCGATGCCGAAGGCCCAGACGGCGGTCGGCCCCATCACGCTCGCCACGGTCGGCTCGCCGGTCAGGGGCGTCATGGCGAAGCCGAGCCCGCCCACCGCCACGCAGGCCAGCCCGTAGGGGATCAGCCGCATCGCGTCCACCCGGCGCAGCAGCCGCCCGGCCAGGGTCGCCCCCAGCGTGTAGGAGCCGGTCTGCAGCAGCATGGCGAAGCCGAAGACGGTCGGGCTCAGCCCCACCCGCTCGATCATCACGAAGGGCAGCAGCGCCGCCATGGTGTAGAGGCCGCCCAGCGTCGTGCCGAGCACCAGCCCCGCCCGCATGAAGCGCCGGTCGGTCAGCAGGGTCCGGTAGTTGCGGATCACCGGGCCGGGCCGCGCCGCCGAACGGTCCCGCGTCCGGTTGGTCTCCGCCGTGCCCAGCGCGAAGACCGTCAGCACGGCGAGGCCGTAGAGCGTCATCACCACGAAGATGGCGTGCCAGCCCACCGTGCCCAGGATCACCCCGCCCAGCGTCGGCGCCACCGCCGGCACGATGGCCAGCATCAGCCCGATCAGGTTCAGGATGCGCGCCGACCGCTGGCCGGTGAACTGGTCGCGCACGATGGCGCGGGAAATGGCGATGCCCGCCGCCGCACCGATGCCCTGCAGGGCCCGCCCGACCAGCAGCCATTCGATGCTGCCCGACAGCGCCGCAACCACGCTGCCCAGGACGTAGGTGACGAAGAAGGCCAGAGCGACCGGCCGCCGCCCGTAGGCGTCGGACAGCGGCCCGCAGGCGAGCTGGGAAAAGGCAAAGCCGAAGAAATAGACGGAGAGCGTCAGCTTCAGCGCCGCCGGGGTGCTCTGAAAGGCCTCCACCAGCATCGGCAAGGCCGGCGTGTAGAGCGCGAGGCTGAGCGGCCCCAGCGTGACGATCAGCGTTCCGATGACGGCCGTCCGCGTCTCCGTCATGGCGGGCGCGTCGGTCTGCACGGGGGTGTGGCTCATCGGCCGCCCCCGCCGCGGTCGTCGGCGATCATGCGGTTGCGCAGGCGGCCCAGCATGTCCTTGAGCAGGACGATCTCCTCCGCCGAGAGGTCGGCCATGGCCGACTCGCGCTCGGTGCGGAAGGCTTCCAGAACCTGGAGCGCCAGCGGCTCGGCCTGCGGGGTCGGCTGGACGATCTTTGCGCGGCGGTCCGCCGGGTCCGGCTCGCGGACCACCAGCCCGCGCGCCTCCAGCCGGTCGAGGAAGCCGACCAGGGTCATCGGCTCCACCCACATGTGGGTTGCCAGCACCGACTGGCGCGAGCCGGGGTGGCGGCAGACATAAACCAGCGCTCGCGCCTCCCCCGCCGTGAGGCCGAGCCGGGCGTCGTCCAGGGCACGGTCGAACCGCGCGCGCAGAAGCCGCGCGCAGTCGATCAGGATCATTCCGAAGGGGGATTCATCAAGCATCCCTTATTGTAAGGGCGCCTTATAATTTCCAGCAACCGCGGGCGGCGCAGGGCGGTCATGCCGCGGCGCCATGGCCGCGCAACGCGCCATTCACTCGATGTGAAGGAAAGCCGACGCGCCAAATAGTCGCAGTTTGAAAATCTGTTGCGGACCCACCACCGCAGGACGTAGGTTTTTTCACCTTGGCAGCAGCAATGGGTGATC
It contains:
- a CDS encoding MarR family winged helix-turn-helix transcriptional regulator is translated as MILIDCARLLRARFDRALDDARLGLTAGEARALVYVCRHPGSRQSVLATHMWVEPMTLVGFLDRLEARGLVVREPDPADRRAKIVQPTPQAEPLALQVLEAFRTERESAMADLSAEEIVLLKDMLGRLRNRMIADDRGGGGR
- a CDS encoding multidrug effflux MFS transporter — protein: MSHTPVQTDAPAMTETRTAVIGTLIVTLGPLSLALYTPALPMLVEAFQSTPAALKLTLSVYFFGFAFSQLACGPLSDAYGRRPVALAFFVTYVLGSVVAALSGSIEWLLVGRALQGIGAAAGIAISRAIVRDQFTGQRSARILNLIGLMLAIVPAVAPTLGGVILGTVGWHAIFVVMTLYGLAVLTVFALGTAETNRTRDRSAARPGPVIRNYRTLLTDRRFMRAGLVLGTTLGGLYTMAALLPFVMIERVGLSPTVFGFAMLLQTGSYTLGATLAGRLLRRVDAMRLIPYGLACVAVGGLGFAMTPLTGEPTVASVMGPTAVWAFGIALVMPGATSDALAGFPRMAGAASALIGFMQIGGGLAGTAVAALFADPYTATTAIMPGLALLSLLSYVLLRVPASRRGRPAEPARPEDLEVAVDPVALVGAGGEEIEEALHQRRASNRKGG